The genomic window TTGTTGCCCTTAGCTGAACGAGAGCGTAACAGGGGGGATTCTACAGTTTGTTACTTGAAGTGTGTGAGGAAAATGACAGTTTCCAGCCTGAAGCAGCCGACCAAAAATCTGAAGCGGGCTGCGACTTCTGGCCAAGCGCAGCCGTTATTTTCTAGGTCACGAGCTACTTCCGTCTATATACGATCTCTTTTGAATCCCCGGTCTCCGGCCATGAACGCTTCAAGCATGTGCGGGATCAGCGTCGCCGCATCGACGGCTTGACCATAGGTCTGTGTATGGAGCGATGCGTAGCGGTCCAAGTCCCTTTTCAGGCTGGCGGGGCACAAAATGGTCA from Stenotrophomonas nitritireducens includes these protein-coding regions:
- a CDS encoding DUF2274 domain-containing protein, which translates into the protein MSTTKKLRLGPLPKTESTKLTILCPASLKRDLDRYASLHTQTYGQAVDAATLIPHMLEAFMAGDRGFKRDRI